A stretch of Vannielia litorea DNA encodes these proteins:
- a CDS encoding GNAT family N-acetyltransferase: MGRPGQLGEEVKGWAPPPRPAFDVLEGQWTRLERLSADAHAASLFRAYSGHDALWDYMPNGPFSSAAQYHRWAREAEASADPLHFAIRNRETDRVGGTCALLRIAPEAGSIELGYIALSPELQRTRTATEAFLLLIGWAFEAGYRRFEWKCNALNMPSRRAAQRLGLSYEGVFRQAQVVKGRNRDTAWFAAIDSEWPALREAYRAWLRPENFDAEGRQRERLGDLTTLVRAASDPAL, from the coding sequence ATGGGCCGTCCGGGGCAGCTGGGAGAAGAGGTCAAGGGCTGGGCGCCGCCGCCCCGCCCCGCCTTCGACGTGCTCGAAGGCCAGTGGACCCGGCTCGAACGGCTCTCCGCCGATGCCCACGCCGCCTCGCTGTTCCGCGCCTACTCCGGACATGATGCGCTGTGGGACTACATGCCCAACGGTCCGTTCTCCTCCGCCGCGCAGTATCACCGCTGGGCGCGCGAGGCCGAGGCCAGCGCCGACCCGCTGCATTTCGCCATCCGCAACCGCGAGACCGACCGCGTCGGCGGCACCTGCGCGCTGCTGCGGATCGCCCCCGAGGCCGGCTCGATCGAGCTGGGCTACATCGCGCTCTCGCCCGAGCTGCAGCGCACCCGCACCGCCACCGAGGCCTTCCTGCTGCTGATCGGTTGGGCCTTCGAGGCCGGTTACCGACGCTTCGAGTGGAAGTGCAACGCGCTCAACATGCCCTCGCGCCGCGCCGCCCAGCGGCTCGGCCTGTCCTACGAGGGCGTGTTCCGACAGGCGCAGGTGGTGAAGGGCCGCAACCGCGACACCGCCTGGTTCGCCGCCATCGACAGCGAATGGCCGGCCCTGCGCGAGGCCTACCGCGCCTGGCTCCGCCCCGAGAACTTCGATGCCGAGGGCCGCCAGCGCGAACGCCTGGGCGACCTCACCACGCTGGTCCGCGCCGCCTCCGACCCCGCGCTCTGA
- a CDS encoding DUF1501 domain-containing protein, with protein sequence MSKLLMTRRRFLATTGCSVAASPLLTPMAFASAPWDTRLVVLILRGAMDGLDVVRPVGDPSFAATRPTLAAGDGLPLDGFFTLHPALAPLHPLWAKGELGFAHAVSTPYRDKRSHFDGQDLLEAGTGFDVTTGAARDGWLNRMLQAVPGLEADTAYAIGREELLLLAGAAPVANWSPGTRLELSPQARRLIELVYEEHPVYQAAVLEALELTEDIAAAEALRAATGEDEADTEMQAMMDEAPGNAAHMQMAEFAVDRLRGDTRIAAFSLGGWDTHGNQANTLPRALRQLSDVIGLLHAGLGPLWGKTGVLAMTEFGRTVRENGSRGTDHGTGGLMVMAGGALRGGKVHGRWPGLEEAALYDRRDLMPTEDVRAYAARAMEGLFGLSGTVLSGSVFPGLDFSAAPRLVF encoded by the coding sequence ATGAGCAAGCTCCTGATGACCCGCCGCCGGTTTCTCGCCACCACCGGCTGCTCGGTCGCCGCCTCTCCGCTGCTGACCCCCATGGCCTTCGCCTCCGCGCCCTGGGACACCCGGCTCGTGGTGCTCATCCTGCGCGGCGCGATGGACGGGCTCGACGTGGTGCGCCCGGTGGGCGACCCCTCCTTCGCCGCCACCCGGCCCACGCTGGCGGCGGGCGACGGCCTGCCGCTCGACGGCTTCTTCACCCTCCACCCGGCCCTCGCGCCGCTGCACCCGCTCTGGGCGAAGGGCGAACTCGGCTTCGCCCATGCCGTCTCCACGCCCTACCGCGACAAGCGCAGCCACTTCGACGGGCAGGATCTGCTCGAGGCCGGCACCGGCTTCGACGTGACCACCGGCGCCGCCCGAGATGGCTGGCTCAACCGGATGCTTCAGGCCGTGCCCGGGCTCGAGGCCGACACCGCCTATGCCATCGGCCGCGAAGAGCTGCTCCTGCTCGCCGGCGCCGCGCCCGTCGCCAACTGGTCGCCCGGCACCCGGCTGGAGCTCTCGCCCCAGGCGCGGCGGCTGATCGAGCTGGTCTATGAGGAGCACCCGGTGTACCAGGCCGCGGTGCTGGAGGCGCTGGAGCTGACCGAGGATATCGCCGCGGCCGAGGCCCTGCGCGCCGCAACCGGCGAGGACGAGGCCGACACCGAGATGCAGGCGATGATGGACGAGGCCCCGGGCAACGCCGCCCACATGCAGATGGCCGAATTCGCCGTCGACCGCCTGCGCGGCGACACCCGCATCGCCGCCTTCTCGCTCGGCGGATGGGACACCCACGGCAACCAGGCCAACACGCTGCCGCGCGCCCTGCGGCAGCTCTCCGACGTGATCGGCCTGCTGCACGCCGGGCTCGGGCCGCTCTGGGGCAAGACGGGCGTTCTGGCAATGACGGAGTTCGGCCGTACCGTGCGCGAGAACGGGTCGCGCGGCACCGATCACGGCACCGGCGGGCTGATGGTCATGGCCGGCGGTGCGCTGCGCGGCGGCAAGGTCCATGGCAGGTGGCCGGGTCTCGAGGAGGCGGCGCTCTACGACCGGCGCGACCTGATGCCCACCGAAGACGTTCGCGCCTATGCCGCCCGCGCGATGGAGGGGCTCTTCGGCCTCTCCGGCACCGTGCTGTCGGGCAGCGTGTTTCCGGGGCTCGACTTCTCCGCCGCGCCCCGGCTGGTGTTCTGA
- a CDS encoding DUF1800 domain-containing protein — protein MSFRPEIAAIRFGYGLSPRHAPPESPEAMVAALDAPDAMSAAWPIGSMEETRADFEYLRDLKQAERDGDETARKKYIDWRRSNREAHAQMLCHTVARALDAPDALRERLTRFWADHFTVVGRGVSHLMVQRFVQDAIRPHLTAPFGAMLKAAVTHPLMLIYLDQDKSIGPGSPVAARNAERGRRRGLNENLAREVLELHTLGVGGAYDQADVRQLAELLAGLTVNLREGMRFVPRQGEPGAEEVLGLRYGGKTPRLADIHAALDDIALHPDTAAHIARKLAVHFVSDTPPPALVEALRARYAETGGNLGAVMATLLRHPEAWGPLDKTKQPFDFLASALRALGLEGRHIADFTLQQARHVLLRPMQLMGQTWENPTGPDGWPEESSHWLTPQGLAVRINWSMSAERIKGLDLPDPRELLPTALADLGGPQLEFAARAAESRAEGVGIILASPAFQRR, from the coding sequence GTGTCATTCCGCCCCGAGATCGCCGCGATCCGCTTCGGCTACGGCCTGTCGCCGCGCCACGCCCCGCCCGAGAGCCCCGAGGCCATGGTGGCCGCGCTCGACGCCCCCGATGCCATGTCGGCGGCCTGGCCGATCGGCTCGATGGAGGAAACCCGCGCCGACTTCGAGTATCTGCGCGACCTCAAGCAGGCCGAGCGCGACGGCGACGAGACCGCCCGGAAGAAATACATCGACTGGCGCCGCTCCAACCGCGAGGCCCACGCGCAGATGCTCTGCCACACCGTCGCCCGGGCGCTCGACGCCCCCGACGCGCTGCGCGAGCGGCTCACCCGGTTCTGGGCCGACCACTTCACCGTGGTGGGCCGGGGCGTGTCGCACCTGATGGTGCAGCGCTTCGTGCAGGATGCGATCCGCCCCCACCTCACCGCCCCCTTCGGCGCGATGCTGAAGGCCGCCGTCACCCACCCGCTGATGCTGATCTACCTCGATCAGGACAAGTCCATCGGCCCCGGCTCGCCCGTGGCGGCCCGCAACGCCGAGCGCGGCCGCCGTCGCGGCCTGAACGAAAACCTCGCCCGCGAGGTGCTGGAGCTGCACACGCTGGGCGTCGGCGGTGCCTATGACCAGGCCGACGTGCGCCAGCTGGCCGAGCTCCTGGCCGGGCTCACCGTCAACCTGCGCGAGGGCATGCGCTTTGTGCCCCGGCAGGGCGAGCCGGGGGCCGAGGAGGTGCTGGGCCTCCGCTACGGCGGCAAGACCCCCCGGCTGGCCGATATCCACGCAGCCCTCGACGACATCGCCCTGCACCCCGATACGGCGGCCCATATCGCCCGCAAGCTGGCCGTGCACTTCGTCTCCGACACGCCGCCGCCCGCGCTGGTCGAGGCCCTGCGCGCCCGCTACGCCGAGACCGGCGGCAACCTCGGCGCGGTCATGGCCACACTGCTCCGGCACCCCGAGGCCTGGGGCCCGCTCGACAAGACCAAGCAACCCTTCGACTTCCTGGCCTCCGCGCTGCGGGCCCTGGGCCTCGAGGGCCGCCACATCGCGGACTTCACCCTGCAGCAGGCCCGGCACGTCCTCCTCCGCCCCATGCAGCTGATGGGCCAGACCTGGGAAAACCCCACCGGCCCCGACGGCTGGCCCGAGGAGAGCAGCCACTGGCTCACACCCCAGGGGCTCGCGGTGCGGATCAACTGGTCCATGTCTGCCGAGCGGATCAAGGGGCTAGACCTGCCCGACCCCCGCGAGCTGCTGCCGACGGCCCTGGCCGACCTCGGCGGCCCGCAGCTCGAATTCGCGGCCAGGGCGGCCGAAAGCCGCGCCGAGGGCGTCGGCATCATCCTCGCCTCGCCCGCGTTCCAACGGAGATGA
- a CDS encoding hemerythrin domain-containing protein — MPDIYDAIRADHDRHRALLDTLAETSGDSEERRAAWEEFYHDVKAHAAAEEETFYSKLITQTWGQEHARHSVHEHQQLDDIMEELNEMEMSSPGWLTRFKTLKDEYEHHMDEEENEVFERAQEVIPQAELKGHGEKFLARKEKEAGLIEKKKEDALEE, encoded by the coding sequence ATGCCAGACATCTATGACGCCATTCGGGCCGATCACGACCGCCACCGCGCCTTGCTCGACACGCTCGCGGAAACCTCCGGCGACAGCGAGGAGCGCCGCGCCGCCTGGGAGGAGTTCTACCACGACGTGAAGGCCCATGCCGCCGCCGAGGAAGAGACCTTCTACTCGAAGCTCATCACCCAGACCTGGGGCCAGGAGCACGCCCGCCATTCGGTGCATGAGCACCAGCAGCTGGACGACATCATGGAGGAGCTGAACGAGATGGAGATGAGCTCGCCCGGCTGGCTCACGCGGTTCAAGACTCTGAAGGACGAATACGAGCACCACATGGACGAAGAGGAGAACGAGGTGTTCGAGCGCGCGCAGGAGGTGATTCCGCAGGCCGAGCTGAAGGGCCATGGCGAGAAGTTCCTGGCCCGGAAGGAAAAGGAGGCCGGGTTGATCGAGAAGAAGAAGGAAGACGCGCTGGAGGAGTGA
- a CDS encoding carboxymuconolactone decarboxylase family protein yields the protein MAEFTLHDETTAPAESLPLIEKSKKAFGRLPGLHKVMAEAPALMEGYQLLHGLFQNNTSFDKDEITVVWQTINVEHACHYCVPAHTGIAKAMQVDDAITEALRNETPLPSERLEALRSFTLAMVRQRGEVSDAQLQTFLDAGYTKRQVLEIVLGIAQKVMSNYTNHLADTPVDEVMQKFAWEKQGTKAA from the coding sequence ATGGCCGAATTCACCCTGCACGACGAAACCACCGCCCCGGCCGAGAGCCTGCCGCTGATCGAGAAGTCGAAAAAGGCCTTCGGCCGCCTGCCGGGCCTGCACAAGGTCATGGCCGAGGCCCCCGCGCTGATGGAGGGCTACCAGCTGCTCCACGGCCTCTTCCAGAACAACACCAGCTTCGACAAGGACGAGATCACCGTCGTCTGGCAAACCATCAATGTCGAGCATGCCTGCCACTACTGCGTCCCTGCCCACACCGGCATCGCCAAGGCGATGCAGGTGGATGACGCCATCACCGAGGCGCTGCGCAACGAAACCCCGCTGCCCAGCGAGCGCCTCGAGGCGCTCCGCAGCTTCACCCTCGCCATGGTCCGCCAGCGCGGCGAGGTCTCCGACGCGCAGCTGCAAACCTTCCTCGACGCGGGCTACACCAAGCGCCAGGTGCTCGAGATCGTCCTGGGCATCGCGCAGAAGGTGATGTCGAACTACACCAACCACCTGGCCGACACGCCGGTCGACGAGGTGATGCAGAAGTTCGCCTGGGAAAAGCAGGGCACCAAGGCGGCCTGA
- a CDS encoding TetR/AcrR family transcriptional regulator — protein MTRAAPYDRETALDAALTLFWRKGFHATSLKDLEAALAMKPGSIYAAFSSKEALFRETLRLYRARSAANVAARAEAATTPLEALADHARATGRPTQERPGGCMLTKTVLELAEDPSEAGADARRYLMEVQDLFFGLFEQARAAGELPAGADSRRLARRFQSNMFGLAVETLRGSPAEDLAALADDIAEEVLRLRQRQ, from the coding sequence ATGACCCGTGCCGCCCCCTATGACCGCGAGACCGCCCTCGATGCCGCGCTGACCCTGTTCTGGCGCAAGGGCTTTCATGCGACCTCGCTGAAGGACCTTGAGGCGGCGCTGGCGATGAAGCCCGGCTCGATCTATGCCGCCTTCAGCAGCAAGGAGGCGCTGTTTCGGGAGACGCTGCGGCTTTACCGGGCGCGGAGTGCGGCCAATGTGGCGGCCCGCGCCGAGGCGGCGACCACACCGTTGGAGGCGTTGGCCGACCATGCCCGCGCCACCGGGCGCCCGACGCAGGAGAGGCCGGGCGGCTGCATGCTGACCAAGACGGTGCTGGAGCTGGCCGAAGACCCCTCGGAGGCCGGCGCGGATGCGCGGCGCTACCTGATGGAGGTGCAGGACCTGTTCTTCGGGCTCTTCGAGCAGGCCCGCGCGGCGGGCGAGCTGCCCGCCGGGGCCGACAGCCGCCGGCTGGCGCGGCGGTTCCAGTCCAACATGTTCGGGCTGGCGGTGGAGACCCTGCGCGGCTCTCCGGCCGAGGACCTGGCCGCGCTGGCGGATGACATTGCCGAGGAGGTGCTGCGGCTCAGGCAGCGGCAGTAG
- a CDS encoding chloramphenicol phosphotransferase CPT family protein codes for MTVPAPGRVILIHGASSAGKSTLARAVQAALPEPFTHLTFDHLIDSGALPRGPRWPAVRAQVFDGWHRAVAAFGASGADVIWDHIIEAPAWHQDLRALLAGRDLFFVGLHCGLAELERRESARGDRTPGDAARDAAHIHAGKSYDIELRSEEGAAANATRLVAAWQARQGVSRFFA; via the coding sequence GTGACCGTGCCGGCGCCGGGGCGGGTCATCCTGATCCACGGCGCCTCCAGTGCGGGCAAATCCACTCTGGCGCGGGCGGTGCAGGCGGCACTGCCCGAGCCCTTCACGCACCTCACCTTCGACCACCTGATCGACAGCGGCGCACTGCCCCGCGGCCCTCGATGGCCAGCGGTGCGCGCCCAAGTGTTCGACGGCTGGCACCGCGCCGTAGCCGCCTTCGGCGCGTCGGGGGCAGATGTGATCTGGGACCACATCATCGAAGCCCCCGCGTGGCACCAAGATCTGCGCGCGCTCCTTGCCGGGCGCGACCTCTTCTTCGTCGGGCTCCATTGCGGCCTTGCCGAACTGGAGCGGCGCGAGTCGGCCCGCGGCGACCGGACCCCGGGCGATGCGGCGCGGGATGCCGCCCACATCCACGCGGGCAAGAGCTACGACATCGAATTGCGGAGCGAGGAAGGGGCCGCCGCCAACGCAACCCGCCTCGTCGCAGCCTGGCAGGCGCGGCAGGGCGTTTCGCGCTTCTTCGCCTGA
- the aspS gene encoding aspartate--tRNA ligase, producing MHAYRSHTCAQLTKENVGETVRLAGWVHRVRDHGGVLFIDLRDHYGVTQVLCDPDSPVFSEVEKVRSEWCIRIDGTVKARDESLVNPKLPTGAIEVYIRDMEVLGAAGELPLMVFGDQDYPEETRLKYRYLDLRREAMQQNMTLRSDVVASIRKRMWAKDFREYQTPIITASSPEGARDFLVPSRLHPGKFYALPQAPQQFKQLIMVSGFDKYFQIAPCFRDEDPRADRSPTDFYQLDLEMSFVTQQDVFDTVSPVIAGVFEEFGGGRKVDAPETWPQIPYAEAALKYGTDKPDLRNPIEMQVVSEHFAGSGFAIFAKLLEQEGTEIRAIPAPTGGSRKFCDRMNAFAQKEGLPGMGYIFWRDGENGMEAAGPLAKNIGPERTEAIRQQLGLNVGDAAFFLGGKPKTFEAVAGRARTVIGEELGLTDQNRFAFAWIVDFPIYEKDAETGEIDFEHNPFSMPQGGMEALQGDPLAVKGYQYDLACNGYELVSGAIRNHKPEVMLKAFEIAGYGEDEVKARFGGLYTAFSYGAPPHGGCAAGIDRIVMLLADEVNLREVVMFPMNQRAEDLMMGAPSLPTNEQMRELALRVVKEE from the coding sequence ATGCATGCCTACCGCAGCCACACCTGCGCCCAGCTCACCAAAGAGAACGTGGGCGAGACCGTCCGCCTCGCCGGCTGGGTCCACCGGGTGCGAGATCACGGCGGCGTGCTCTTCATCGACCTGCGCGACCATTACGGCGTGACCCAGGTGCTCTGCGACCCGGATTCGCCGGTCTTTTCCGAGGTCGAGAAGGTCCGCTCCGAATGGTGCATCCGCATCGACGGCACCGTGAAGGCGCGTGACGAAAGCCTGGTGAACCCCAAGCTGCCCACCGGCGCGATCGAGGTCTATATCCGCGACATGGAGGTGCTCGGCGCCGCCGGCGAGCTGCCGCTCATGGTGTTCGGCGACCAGGACTACCCCGAGGAGACGCGGCTGAAGTATCGCTACCTCGACCTGCGCCGCGAGGCGATGCAGCAGAACATGACGCTGCGCTCCGACGTGGTCGCCTCGATCCGCAAGCGCATGTGGGCCAAGGACTTCCGCGAGTACCAGACCCCGATCATCACCGCCTCCTCGCCCGAGGGCGCCCGAGACTTCCTGGTGCCCTCACGCCTGCACCCCGGCAAGTTCTACGCCCTGCCGCAGGCGCCGCAGCAGTTCAAGCAGCTGATCATGGTCTCGGGCTTCGACAAGTATTTCCAGATCGCGCCCTGCTTCCGCGACGAGGACCCGAGGGCCGACCGCTCGCCCACCGATTTCTACCAGCTCGACCTCGAGATGAGCTTCGTCACCCAGCAGGACGTGTTCGATACCGTCTCTCCGGTCATCGCGGGCGTCTTCGAGGAGTTCGGCGGCGGCCGCAAGGTCGACGCGCCCGAGACCTGGCCCCAGATCCCCTATGCCGAGGCGGCGCTGAAATACGGCACCGACAAGCCCGACCTGCGCAACCCGATCGAGATGCAGGTGGTCTCCGAGCACTTCGCGGGCTCCGGCTTCGCCATCTTTGCCAAGCTGCTCGAGCAGGAGGGCACCGAGATCCGCGCCATCCCCGCGCCCACCGGCGGCAGCCGCAAGTTCTGCGACCGGATGAACGCCTTCGCCCAGAAAGAGGGCCTGCCGGGCATGGGCTACATCTTCTGGCGCGACGGCGAGAACGGCATGGAGGCCGCAGGCCCGCTGGCCAAGAACATCGGCCCCGAGCGCACCGAGGCGATCCGGCAGCAGCTGGGGCTGAACGTCGGCGACGCCGCCTTCTTCCTCGGCGGCAAGCCCAAGACCTTCGAGGCCGTCGCAGGCCGCGCCCGCACCGTCATCGGCGAGGAGCTGGGCCTGACCGACCAGAACCGCTTCGCCTTCGCCTGGATCGTCGACTTCCCGATCTACGAGAAGGACGCCGAGACCGGCGAGATCGACTTCGAGCACAACCCCTTCTCCATGCCGCAAGGCGGGATGGAGGCGCTGCAGGGCGACCCGCTCGCGGTGAAGGGCTACCAGTACGACCTCGCCTGCAACGGCTACGAGCTGGTCTCGGGCGCGATCCGCAACCACAAGCCCGAGGTGATGCTGAAGGCCTTCGAGATCGCCGGCTACGGCGAGGACGAGGTGAAGGCCCGCTTCGGCGGCCTCTACACCGCCTTCTCCTACGGCGCCCCGCCCCACGGCGGCTGTGCGGCGGGCATCGACCGCATCGTGATGCTGCTGGCCGACGAGGTGAACCTGCGCGAGGTGGTCATGTTCCCGATGAACCAGCGCGCCGAAGACCTGATGATGGGCGCCCCCTCGCTGCCGACCAACGAGCAGATGCGCGAGCTGGCGCTGCGGGTGGTGAAGGAGGAGTGA
- a CDS encoding SAM-dependent methyltransferase, which produces MWKMMIDRLLRGLIVEGRLVLHWPDGTVSRYGPGGGIEAEARLTDESLLRLIALRPQLGIGEGYMDGRLLLDNDDCYGFLALLVRNRTRGRMPPWFSVVERMRTATRALASRNGLSRARRNVQHHYDLSDELYARMLDADMQYSCAYFARPGMSLEEAQAAKKAHIAGKLRLEPGMRVLDIGCGWGGMALTLARDHGARVLGVTLSQNQAARARARAEAEGLAGQVEFRLMDYRTLEERFDRIVSVGMLEHVGLAQFPTYFSRVHDLLAEDGVALIHSIGNLGRPHATSPWLTKYIFPGGYIPAQSELAPAIETARLAVTDLEVWRGHYGRTLRAWRDRFEASLDWVRAQYDEPFVRMWRFYLCACEAAFVEGPQAVFHYQLARDQHSVPMTRDYLYREEAEEMLQAAQ; this is translated from the coding sequence ATGTGGAAGATGATGATCGACCGGCTGCTGCGCGGCCTGATCGTGGAAGGGCGGCTGGTGCTGCACTGGCCGGACGGCACGGTGAGCCGCTACGGCCCCGGCGGGGGGATCGAGGCCGAGGCGCGGTTGACCGACGAGAGCCTCCTGCGCCTGATCGCGCTGCGCCCGCAGCTCGGGATCGGCGAGGGCTACATGGATGGCCGGCTGCTGCTGGACAACGACGATTGCTACGGCTTTCTCGCGTTGCTGGTGCGCAACCGGACCCGGGGGCGGATGCCGCCGTGGTTCAGCGTGGTCGAGCGGATGCGGACCGCCACGCGGGCCCTGGCGAGCCGCAACGGCCTGAGCCGCGCCCGGCGCAACGTGCAGCATCACTACGACCTGTCCGACGAGCTCTATGCAAGGATGCTCGATGCCGACATGCAGTACTCTTGCGCCTATTTCGCGCGGCCCGGCATGAGCCTCGAGGAGGCGCAGGCGGCGAAGAAGGCGCATATCGCGGGCAAGCTGCGGCTCGAGCCCGGCATGCGGGTGCTCGACATCGGCTGCGGCTGGGGCGGCATGGCGCTGACCCTGGCGCGCGACCACGGCGCGCGGGTCCTGGGGGTGACGCTCTCGCAGAACCAGGCCGCCCGGGCGCGGGCGCGGGCCGAGGCGGAGGGGCTGGCGGGGCAGGTCGAGTTCAGGCTGATGGACTACCGCACGCTCGAGGAGCGGTTCGACCGGATCGTCTCGGTCGGGATGCTGGAGCATGTCGGGCTGGCGCAGTTTCCGACCTATTTCAGCCGGGTGCATGACCTGCTGGCGGAGGACGGCGTGGCGCTCATCCACTCCATCGGCAACCTCGGGCGGCCCCATGCCACCTCGCCCTGGCTGACGAAATACATCTTTCCGGGCGGCTACATCCCGGCCCAGAGCGAGCTTGCGCCCGCGATCGAGACGGCGCGGCTGGCGGTGACCGACCTGGAGGTGTGGCGCGGGCATTACGGGCGGACGCTGCGGGCCTGGCGGGACCGGTTCGAGGCCAGCCTCGACTGGGTGCGCGCGCAGTATGACGAGCCCTTCGTGCGGATGTGGCGGTTCTACCTTTGCGCCTGCGAGGCGGCCTTCGTGGAGGGGCCGCAGGCGGTGTTTCATTACCAGTTGGCGCGGGACCAGCACAGCGTGCCGATGACGCGGGACTATCTTTACCGCGAGGAGGCCGAGGAGATGCTGCAAGCCGCGCAATAG
- a CDS encoding glycosyltransferase family 87 protein has translation MKTLTARQVTLALLSLYAVYAAFAYRGADSADLMAVWLAGVVYDAGQWGQVYPPAAEYFTMHPPEGWRELARERTGYLGPVYPFLYPPIWAWAASFLADLPFASVARWASVLNAGLVCAMIWLGQSACGVFRRNDAGEALLLGGAAIWAFTLTPIGLAAAVQNQPQMLVSLLLVACVERHRTGAPLAAGAALALAASIKLYPAAFALYFLARRDWRALGSFAATGAGLGLASIGVAGWPLHQAFLGAVRQVADTVLVTGATYNLDTLIAQAVFRHELIVQPAFDARPEGLRLQSWLAMPRPPLWGLLSKALFCAVLAGCAWLFARRPARAALPLLWFVGLTAPTLVTPLAWCYYYQPTVALLPALYLALEPRAGARVILLGLLALSAIVLSLLSEQGLPTTTTIPLAMGSLVLWTGLALVALLRRPVAH, from the coding sequence ATGAAAACTCTGACTGCAAGACAGGTGACACTCGCCTTGCTGTCGCTCTACGCCGTCTATGCGGCCTTCGCCTACCGCGGCGCCGACTCGGCCGACCTGATGGCGGTCTGGCTGGCCGGGGTGGTCTACGATGCCGGGCAGTGGGGCCAGGTCTACCCGCCCGCCGCCGAGTATTTCACCATGCACCCGCCCGAAGGCTGGCGCGAGCTGGCCCGCGAGCGCACCGGCTACCTCGGCCCGGTCTACCCCTTTCTCTACCCGCCGATCTGGGCCTGGGCGGCGAGCTTTCTGGCCGATCTGCCCTTCGCCTCGGTGGCGCGCTGGGCCAGTGTGCTCAATGCCGGGCTGGTCTGCGCCATGATCTGGCTCGGCCAGAGCGCCTGTGGCGTGTTCCGGCGCAACGATGCGGGCGAGGCGCTGCTGCTGGGCGGTGCGGCGATCTGGGCCTTCACGCTCACGCCCATCGGCCTGGCGGCCGCGGTGCAGAACCAGCCGCAGATGCTGGTCTCGCTGCTGCTCGTGGCCTGCGTCGAGCGCCACCGCACCGGGGCGCCTCTGGCGGCTGGCGCGGCACTGGCCCTCGCCGCCTCGATCAAGCTCTACCCGGCCGCCTTCGCGCTCTACTTCCTCGCCCGGCGCGACTGGCGCGCGCTGGGCAGCTTCGCCGCCACCGGCGCGGGCCTCGGCCTCGCCTCCATCGGGGTGGCGGGCTGGCCGCTGCACCAGGCCTTTCTCGGCGCGGTGCGCCAGGTCGCCGATACGGTGCTGGTCACCGGCGCCACCTACAACCTCGATACCCTGATCGCCCAGGCCGTCTTCCGGCACGAGCTCATCGTCCAGCCCGCCTTCGATGCCCGTCCCGAGGGCCTGCGCCTGCAATCCTGGCTGGCCATGCCCCGGCCGCCGCTCTGGGGCCTGCTCTCCAAGGCCCTGTTCTGCGCCGTGCTCGCCGGCTGCGCCTGGCTCTTTGCCCGCAGGCCCGCGCGCGCGGCGCTGCCCCTGCTGTGGTTCGTGGGGCTGACGGCGCCAACGCTCGTGACCCCGCTGGCCTGGTGCTACTACTACCAGCCCACCGTGGCCCTGCTGCCCGCGCTCTACCTCGCCCTGGAGCCCAGGGCCGGCGCGCGGGTCATCCTCCTCGGGCTCCTCGCGCTCTCCGCCATCGTGCTGTCGCTCCTGTCCGAGCAGGGCCTCCCGACCACCACGACCATCCCGCTCGCCATGGGCAGCCTCGTCCTCTGGACCGGCCTCGCCCTTGTCGCGCTGCTGCGGCGGCCCGTGGCCCACTGA